The proteins below are encoded in one region of Blochmannia endosymbiont of Camponotus (Colobopsis) obliquus:
- the secB gene encoding protein-export chaperone SecB — protein sequence MSGNEDIKVVFDIQRIYVKDVSFEAPHVPKIFQEKWEPKIKLDLDTLSSQLLKDVYEVVLHVIVTATIRQHVAFLCEVKQAGIFAISGVQSAQLEHCLGSYCPDILFPYARECISNQCMRGSFPQFHLVPVNFEALFMKYLQNKNNNTNNKTTISQEVL from the coding sequence ATGTCAGGCAATGAAGATATTAAAGTAGTTTTTGACATTCAGAGAATATATGTAAAAGACGTATCTTTCGAAGCACCTCATGTCCCTAAGATATTTCAGGAAAAATGGGAACCAAAAATTAAGTTAGATTTAGATACTTTATCTAGTCAGTTGTTGAAAGATGTATATGAAGTGGTTTTGCATGTTATTGTTACTGCAACAATCAGGCAACATGTGGCTTTTTTGTGTGAAGTTAAACAAGCTGGTATTTTTGCTATTTCAGGTGTGCAAAGTGCTCAATTAGAACATTGTCTTGGATCTTATTGTCCTGATATCTTATTTCCTTATGCACGTGAATGTATTAGTAATCAATGTATGAGAGGTAGTTTTCCACAATTTCATTTAGTTCCAGTAAATTTTGAGGCATTGTTTATGAAATATTTGCAAAACAAAAATAATAATACTAATAATAAGACAACGATATCTCAGGAAGTTTTATAA
- the pfkA gene encoding 6-phosphofructokinase, with translation MIKKVGVLTSGGDSPGMNAAIRGVVRTGISEGLEMYGVCDGYLGLFQNRIIKLNRYSVSDVINRGGTFLGSARFPEFCKDYILSVVINNMNKLDIHALVIIGGDGSYIGAKKLTEVGFPCICLPGTIDNDVVGTDYTIGYFTALETITEAIDRLRDTSTSHQRISLVEVMGRHCGDLTMFAAIAGGCEFVVLPEVEFSPKDLVCKIKAGIAKGKKHAIVVITEHICNVFDLAHYIEKKTGRETRATVLGHIQRGGDPISYDRILASRMGAYSIELLLQGYTGRCVGLQNDRLVHHDIIEAILNMKRPFKKEILDIAKKLF, from the coding sequence ATGATTAAGAAAGTTGGTGTATTAACTAGCGGTGGTGATTCTCCTGGTATGAATGCTGCTATTAGAGGCGTTGTTCGGACAGGTATTTCTGAAGGTCTAGAAATGTATGGTGTATGTGATGGTTATTTGGGTTTATTTCAAAATCGAATAATAAAATTAAATCGTTATAGTGTGTCTGATGTAATTAATCGTGGTGGTACATTTTTAGGTTCGGCACGCTTTCCGGAGTTTTGTAAAGACTACATTTTATCTGTTGTTATTAATAATATGAATAAACTTGATATTCATGCTTTAGTGATAATTGGTGGTGATGGTTCTTATATAGGTGCTAAAAAATTGACTGAAGTTGGTTTTCCTTGCATATGTTTGCCAGGAACTATAGATAATGATGTTGTAGGTACTGATTATACAATTGGGTATTTTACTGCATTAGAAACAATTACTGAAGCTATTGATCGTTTGCGTGATACTTCAACTTCTCATCAACGCATTTCTCTTGTTGAAGTTATGGGACGTCATTGTGGTGATTTGACTATGTTTGCAGCTATAGCTGGTGGTTGTGAATTTGTTGTGTTACCGGAAGTAGAATTTAGTCCAAAAGATTTAGTATGTAAAATTAAAGCTGGTATTGCTAAAGGGAAAAAACATGCAATTGTTGTTATTACTGAACATATTTGTAATGTTTTTGATTTGGCTCATTATATTGAAAAAAAAACAGGTAGGGAAACACGGGCTACGGTATTAGGTCATATTCAACGTGGCGGCGATCCTATATCTTATGATCGGATATTAGCATCACGCATGGGTGCTTATTCTATTGAATTATTATTGCAAGGTTATACAGGACGGTGTGTTGGATTACAGAATGATCGATTAGTGCATCATGATATTATTGAAGCTATTTTAAATATGAAACGTCCATTTAAAAAAGAAATTTTAGATATAGCGAAAAAATTATTTTAA
- the tpiA gene encoding triose-phosphate isomerase, translated as MRYPLIISNWKANGSKTMIIDFIHKLQNNLNNNYACNIIIAPPIIYLDVIKQYLINKDIILGAQNVDIHISGSFTGEISANMLKDMGVLYTIIGHYERRIHHKENNEDIIKKFDILKKNHITPILCIGENKEEKIQNKTKTVCIQQINNIINTLGIEILKNSVIAYEPIWAIGSTSSANPNEVQTLHNFIRSYIAQQNIEIAETIHLLYGGSVNTNNAYELLRQKDIDGLLIGKASLDPKNLSEIIKITQKTKTRN; from the coding sequence ATGCGTTATCCATTAATAATAAGTAATTGGAAAGCAAACGGCAGTAAAACTATGATTATTGATTTTATTCATAAATTACAAAATAATTTAAACAATAATTACGCATGTAATATCATTATCGCACCACCAATAATATATCTAGATGTAATTAAACAATACTTAATCAATAAAGATATCATATTAGGCGCTCAAAATGTAGATATTCACATATCCGGTTCGTTTACAGGAGAAATATCCGCCAATATGCTAAAAGATATGGGTGTTCTATATACAATAATAGGACATTACGAAAGACGCATCCATCACAAAGAAAATAATGAAGATATTATAAAAAAATTTGATATTCTAAAAAAAAACCATATAACTCCTATATTATGTATAGGAGAAAACAAAGAAGAAAAAATACAAAATAAAACTAAAACAGTGTGTATTCAACAAATTAATAATATAATAAACACCTTAGGCATAGAAATACTAAAAAATTCAGTAATAGCCTATGAACCTATCTGGGCCATTGGATCCACTTCATCAGCCAATCCTAACGAAGTACAAACTCTACATAACTTTATACGTAGCTATATAGCTCAACAAAATATAGAAATAGCAGAAACAATACATCTCTTATATGGCGGATCTGTAAATACAAACAACGCTTATGAATTATTAAGACAAAAAGACATCGACGGCTTACTAATCGGAAAAGCCTCTTTAGATCCGAAAAATCTTTCTGAAATTATTAAAATTACACAAAAAACAAAAACACGCAACTAA
- the grxC gene encoding glutaredoxin 3, producing MDIEIYTKKFCPFCQKAKALLSRKGLSFKEIFIENDIVHAEMIDRCGQHTVPQIFFNTEHIGGWDDLCKLDVQNELDKYLKMK from the coding sequence ATGGATATTGAAATTTATACTAAAAAATTTTGTCCCTTTTGTCAAAAAGCTAAAGCATTATTGTCCCGCAAAGGTCTATCGTTTAAGGAAATTTTTATTGAAAATGATATAGTACATGCGGAAATGATTGATCGTTGCGGACAACATACAGTACCTCAAATTTTTTTTAATACAGAACATATAGGTGGGTGGGATGATTTATGTAAATTGGACGTGCAGAATGAACTGGATAAGTACTTAAAAATGAAATAG
- a CDS encoding rhodanese-like domain-containing protein produces the protein MINKKNVTIIDLRDQDDYRKGHIIHSVNLLNIDLDVKTDSKNDFFYGLVKKNDLLVVVCSTGSLSYNLVRRLNKIGFKHVYFLHGGVNNWVYNNLPLVKENS, from the coding sequence TTGATTAATAAAAAAAATGTAACGATTATAGATTTACGTGATCAAGATGATTATCGTAAAGGACATATTATTCATAGTGTTAATTTATTAAATATAGATTTAGATGTCAAAACAGACAGTAAAAATGATTTTTTTTATGGTCTTGTAAAGAAAAATGATTTATTAGTGGTTGTGTGTAGTACTGGTTCATTGTCTTATAATTTAGTTAGGCGTTTAAATAAAATTGGATTTAAGCATGTATATTTTCTCCATGGTGGTGTTAACAATTGGGTTTACAATAATTTACCTTTGGTTAAGGAAAATAGTTAA
- the gpsA gene encoding NAD(P)H-dependent glycerol-3-phosphate dehydrogenase, whose protein sequence is MMSSSASVVVIGAGAYGTALAIMLSRNGHKVLLWGHDPLHIYRLKTMRCHHLLPKISFPALLLIEKSLQVALSFAHDIIIAVPSRVFSDVLVKLKPYLRCNSRIILATKGLEAGTGRLLQNVVREILGQEIPLAIISGPTFAREIAMGLPTAIVLVASDSVFIADLRNLLQCNNKNFMVYVHSDYIGIQLAGAIKNVIAIGSGISDGIGFGANARAALITCGLAEMSRLGVAMGSELDIFTGMAGLGDLVLTCTDDQSRNRRFGILLGRGVEVSNAMKKIGQVVEGFNNAYEVRALSRQYNVIMPIVEQIYRVLYCGRDVYKAAFYLVKLTMK, encoded by the coding sequence ATAATGTCTTCAAGTGCTTCAGTTGTCGTTATTGGCGCTGGAGCGTATGGTACAGCTTTAGCTATTATGTTATCGCGGAACGGCCATAAAGTATTGTTGTGGGGTCATGATCCTCTTCATATTTATAGATTAAAAACGATGCGTTGTCATCATCTTTTACCTAAGATATCTTTTCCTGCGTTGTTGTTAATAGAAAAATCATTACAAGTGGCTTTATCTTTTGCTCATGATATAATTATTGCAGTACCTAGTCGTGTTTTTAGTGATGTTTTGGTAAAATTAAAACCATATTTACGATGTAACTCTCGTATTATTTTAGCAACCAAGGGATTGGAAGCTGGAACTGGCAGGCTGTTGCAAAATGTAGTAAGAGAAATACTAGGTCAAGAGATACCTTTAGCAATAATTTCAGGTCCTACTTTTGCTAGGGAAATTGCAATGGGGTTACCTACTGCTATAGTTTTAGTGGCTAGTGATTCTGTTTTTATTGCTGATTTGAGAAATTTATTGCAATGCAATAATAAAAATTTTATGGTTTATGTTCATTCTGATTATATTGGAATTCAATTAGCTGGTGCTATAAAAAATGTTATTGCTATTGGATCTGGTATATCTGACGGAATTGGGTTTGGTGCTAATGCCCGTGCTGCTTTAATTACTTGTGGTTTAGCAGAAATGTCTCGTCTTGGTGTAGCTATGGGAAGTGAATTAGATATATTTACAGGAATGGCAGGTCTTGGTGATTTGGTTTTGACTTGTACGGATGATCAATCACGTAATCGTAGGTTCGGAATTTTATTAGGGCGCGGCGTAGAAGTTTCTAATGCTATGAAAAAAATTGGTCAAGTTGTAGAGGGTTTTAATAATGCTTATGAGGTGCGTGCATTATCACGTCAATATAATGTGATTATGCCAATTGTGGAACAAATATATCGTGTATTGTATTGCGGTCGAGATGTATATAAGGCAGCTTTTTATCTTGTTAAATTAACTATGAAATAA
- the rpmE gene encoding 50S ribosomal protein L31 yields MKKNIHPKYKEIKAFCSCGSVIEIKTTLHNNINLDVCGFCHSFYTGTQRAIDNRGRVNRFNKQFGALIK; encoded by the coding sequence ATGAAAAAAAATATTCATCCAAAATATAAAGAAATTAAAGCGTTTTGTTCGTGTGGCAGCGTCATTGAAATAAAAACTACTCTACATAATAATATTAATTTGGATGTTTGTGGTTTTTGTCATTCATTTTATACAGGCACACAACGTGCTATAGATAATCGTGGACGTGTAAATCGTTTTAACAAACAATTCGGTGCTTTAATAAAATAA
- a CDS encoding ferredoxin--NADP(+) reductase: protein MTTWTTGKIIQITHWTKHLFTIILHAAINPFIPGQFAKLKLKTTNNKHIQRAYSYVNTPNNINLEFYLVSIPNGKLSPLLYVLRPGDEILISKEAYGTFILETIPNCHTLWMLATGTGIGPYLSILEYGQGLQRFTNIVLVHAVRFVKHLNYLPHMLRLKKKYKKKIKIQTILSQETMPNSLTGRLPYLIKNGLLEQAVGLTLAVNNSHVMLCGNPHMVYDVQELLKKTRGMKNNIKNKIGQITKEKYW, encoded by the coding sequence ATGACAACATGGACTACAGGAAAAATAATACAGATAACACATTGGACAAAGCATCTGTTTACAATCATATTACATGCAGCAATAAACCCATTTATTCCAGGACAATTTGCTAAACTAAAATTAAAAACAACAAATAATAAACATATTCAAAGAGCCTACTCATACGTCAATACACCAAATAATATCAATTTAGAATTTTACTTAGTATCTATTCCAAATGGCAAACTTAGTCCATTATTATACGTACTCCGTCCTGGAGATGAAATTTTGATTAGTAAAGAAGCATATGGTACTTTTATACTAGAAACAATTCCAAATTGTCACACCTTATGGATGTTAGCAACTGGTACTGGTATCGGGCCGTATCTCTCAATCCTTGAATATGGACAAGGATTACAACGTTTTACAAATATTGTATTAGTACATGCTGTACGTTTTGTCAAACATTTAAACTATTTACCACACATGTTAAGATTGAAAAAAAAATACAAAAAAAAAATAAAAATACAAACAATTTTAAGCCAAGAAACTATGCCAAATTCGTTAACTGGACGTCTACCATATCTTATAAAAAATGGCCTACTAGAACAAGCTGTAGGATTAACATTAGCTGTTAACAATAGTCATGTTATGTTATGTGGTAACCCTCACATGGTTTATGATGTTCAAGAACTATTAAAAAAAACAAGAGGTATGAAAAACAATATAAAAAACAAAATAGGACAAATAACAAAAGAAAAATATTGGTGA